The uncultured Carboxylicivirga sp. genomic interval GGAAGGTGACTTTATTGATATGGCTGTAAGTGCTTACTCTGAATTGTCGTACTACAAAGCACTTTCGTTGCGCGAGTTGGGAAAAACAGAAGAAGCAACTGATTTGTTGAAGGGTATTAAAGCATTTGCCGAAGCTAAATTAAACGAGCAGGTACGAATCGATTATTTCGCAACATCATTACCATTGTTGTTGGTTTTTGAAGATGATATTCAGAAACGAAATACCATCGATGCTAAATTCTTAATTGCACTGGCTGAAGAAGGATTGGAAAACGTAGCTGAGGCCGTTAAACTAGCTGACGAAATTGTTGCATTAAACTCAATGCACGTGGGTGCAGCAGATTTAAAGCTGGAAGTAGAACAATAATAGTTTTGTTAGAATTTTAGGTTAGTTTTTACAACCTATCTGGTTAGAAAAATAGAAAGCTTCATCAATTGATGGAGCTTTCTTATTTTCGCCCCATCGGGCGGCATTTTCATACTGTTCGAAATATCTATATGAGCAAAGTACATATTTAAATTACCTACTATCAATAGGTAACAGCTTGTTTTTTGTATGTGTGAAGAGAATGGCATGTGGGTTGCTACGGTCTGAGCATGTTTAACCTAAACAATGTCGCCATGTGTATAAGAAAAGTGTTAATTACTTCCGTTGTATTATTGGCTTGTTGCTTAACAAGTATGTGTTCGCAAATCAGAAATCTGCCACCAGCAAATCCTAATGTATTTCCTCGTTTAAGCATTAAAAACGATTCTGTGGAGTTGGAGATACATCGTATGTCTGTTGATGTAAAAACAATGTCGAACATAGCGCTTACAACCTATGATATTACTTTTTATAACCCGCTTAATCGCTTGTTGGAAGGCGAATTCTCTTTTCCATTAAAGAGTAATCAGCAGATTGTAGGTTTTGCCATGGATGTAAATGGCATCTTACGCGAAGGTGTGGTTGTGGAGAAGAACAAAGGAAGAAGAGTTTTTGAAACCATTGTTAGGAGAGGGATTGATCCCGGCTTACTGGAGAAAACAAGTGGTAACAATTTCCGGTTGCGTGTTTATCCCATTCCTGCTAAAGGCACTAAAAGAATTAAAATTACATGTCAGGAGGAGCTGGTTGAAGCAGATCAATCCTATATCTATCAGTTACCCTTGATGTATAAGAATCCGATTGAAGATTTCTCAATTGTTGTTAATGCCGTTAAGTCGGATGTTAAACCCATTATTACAGACAATGATTTTACCATGTTGAGTTTTAAAAGTGATGGCGATAATTATGTAGCTTCATCGTTAAATGTAAGGGTGCAGCCAAGTGGCTTATTTCAAATGAAACTGCCGATAAAAGATCACTCGACAAGTTTATTTACCTCGCGTTTTGGTAATTACTTTTATGCCACATTTCCCATTGATTTTGAACCTAAGCATAAAGAGCAGTTAGATAGTATTGCCGTATTGTGGGATGTTTCTGGTTCGGGGAGCAATAGAGATATGGAAAAAGAGCTGCAATTATTATCAAGTTACCTGAATTATCATCAAACAACTCATTTAAGTATTTATGCTTTTAATCATCAGCTCAAAAGAGTTAGAGAAGTTACTGTGAAAGGTGAAATTCCAACTCAACTAAAGGCTGAGTTAATGAGTATGGTATATGATGGAGGGAGTCGCTTAGATCAGATTGATTTAAATTCACTCAAAGGTAAAGAGCTTATTATCTTTAGTGATGGAATGATGAACTTAGGAGAGCTTCCTGAAACAGATACTCAAAAAATGATTATCGCGATTAATTCTTCGCAAGTATCGGATCATACGTTTCTACGTAATATTCGGCCTCAGGAACGAGTTGTGTTTATCGATTTAGGCACCAGTACTATCGAATCGGCTTACAACAAAATGATTACGGACCCGCTTTATGTGAAAACGAGCGTTGCCAGTGGAGAGGTAAATTACCTGGTGGGTAAACTATCCAGCGATCAGAATAGAGTTATTGTTTCTGGTAGGGGGTTAAGTGACGAGGCTGTGTTGGATGTTAAGATAGTTTGTGGTGATAAGGTTCTTATCAATAATAACTTTCAGTTGCAGGGAGAAGCCAGTTACGAATTACCGATAGCGCGTTTGTGTGCTGCTAATTACATTACCGTTTTGAGCCAAAACAAAGAGGATAATAAGGACGAGATAATTCGGATGGCCAAGGCTTATGGAGTGGTTACCGATTACACCTCCTTGATGGTACTGGAAAGGGTAGAAGATTATGTGCGCTTTAAGATTGATCCTCCGGCAGAGCTCCAGAAGGAATACAACGAACTGTTGCAAAGACAGGCAGAATTGAATTCTCCTCAGATTGAGGTTGCTAAAAGCGACACATTGCCAATGGTAGAAGCCTTTAAAAAGTGGTGGAATACAAGCTATCCGCTACCTAATGCAAAATTGCCTGATATTGCAATGCCAGGATCGATCGAGGAAGAATTGGTTCCGGCCATTAGAGAACAACCTGCTATTACAAGACAACAAGAACAAGCTCCTCCGCCTCCGCCTGCCATAGCTAATCAGCTTACTATTGTTGAAGAGGATGTTACATTTGATGAAGAGCTTTCTCTGGATTTTACTGATATGTCGGTTGAAGAAGAAGCCGCTGATGCACCGGTATTCTTTATGATAGCAGATAGAGAGGCCGAAGATCTGCCACCTCGTCGTGGTGGTTCGGATGTGCCAATTATTCAAACTCCGGCTATAAAAGTGAATACTGTGGCATGGGATAGCACAGCTGTGTACATTGCAGATATCCAACAATTGCCAACCAACGAACTTTACTCATATTACCTTAACAAGAAAGGAGAATACAGTAAGCAACCTTCATTTTATCTCGACATGGCTTCTTATTTGTTTGAGAAGGGAAGGATTGAGGAAGGAGTATCGGTTATAACTAATATTGCTGAGCTAAAGATTGATAATGCTGAGATTTATCGAATAGTAGGGCAAAAGCTATTGCAGGTTAATCAGGTTGAATTGGCAGTGAAGGTTTATGAAAAGATTCTTGAATTACGGCCCGAAGATGTTCAATCGTATCGCGATTTAGCATTGGCTTATCAAAAACAGGGTAGTTTAGATAAAGCGGTTGATATGCTCAAGAAAGCAATTGAAAAGCAGGACATCAGAGGTAACAGATCTATTACAGGCATATTGGTTAATGAGTTGAATGCTCTACTTAATTGCAACAAAACGTTGGCAAATACCGATTCTATACCTGTTAGCTGGTTGTATAAAATGCCTGTAGATATTAGAATTGTATTGAGTTGGAGCAGCGATAATTCAGATGTGGATCTTTGGGTAACTGAACCAACGGGCGAACGGTGTTATTATCAAAACAAAAACACTTATTTGGGTGGACGCTTGTCGCAGGATATTACCAACGGCTTTGGTCCGGAGGAATATTGCATCAAAAAGGCAGTTAAAGGTCATTATTTCATTCAGGCTAATTACTATGGCGACAGACGTCAGAGTATTAGTGGGCCTATCACCTTGTATGCCGAGATATTTCGTAACTATGGCACGAGTCGTCAAACAATCCGTCGGGTGGTGCTGCAGTTGAAAGACAAAAAGCAGGTAATTGATCTGGCAGAAATATTAGTGGAATAAAAGTATTGAGAGCCCGGCAAAAGTCGGGCTTTTTAATTGAGATTACTTACATTTGGGATTTATTGCATTTTTTTTGATTAATATGATGGCATTCGGCATGTGTTAATCTCAATTCTAAAAAAATAAATTTCGATGGATCATACTCAATCATCAGCCTTAATAGAAAACGATGCGGTTGTTTTAGGAATATTAATTATGGTACTGGCTGCCATTTTTTATACCAGCAACTCATCGAAACCCATATTTAAAAAGTTTTACAAAGTAGTGCCAATGTTGCTACTGTGTTATTTTATACCTAGTTTATTAACCACCTTTGGTATTGTTGATGGTGAAAAGTCGCAATTGTATTTTGTGGCTTCACGTTTTTTATTGCCGGCTAGTTTGGTATTACTTACTATAAGCATTAATCTGCGCGAGGTGTTTAAATTAGGAAGCAAGGCTTTAATCATGTTTTTAACCGGAACGGCGGGTGTGATTATTGGAGGACCATTGGCTATTTTAATCGTATCGGCCATTAACCCCGATTTGATTGGAGGAGCTGGGCCTGATGCTGTTTGGCGAGGTATGACTACCATTGCCGGAAGCTGGATTGGTGGAGGTGCCAACCAGGCGGCTATGTACGAAATATTTAAACCATCCGATCATTTATATTCCATTATGATTACGGTGGATGTATTGGTGGCTGAAGTATGGATGGCCGTATTGCTCATAGGAGTGGGCAAAGCCAATCAGATTGATAAATACTTTAAGGCAGATTCCAGTAGTGTAAAAACCTTACGTGACAGTATGCACGAGTTTAGTCAAAAGATTGCGCGCATACCCACCACCACCGATTTAATGGTGATACTGGCCATTGGTTTTGGGGTTACTGGCATTGCGCATTTAATGGCCGATTTTCTGGCTCCCTTTATACAAACGCATGCACCTTTCTTAAATAGATTTAGTTTAACCTCTAAATTCTTTTGGTTGATAATTTTGGCAACCACCTTTGGTATTGGCTTGTCGTTTACCAAAGTAAGACAGTACGAAGGTGCCGGTGCATCAAAAATAGGAACCTTGTTTATTTATGTTTTGGTGGCAACCATTGGTATGAAAATGGATGTATCTAAAATTTTTGATAACATAGGTTTGTTTGCTGTGGGTGGCATCTGGATGATTATTCATGTGGTATTGTTGCTGATTGTAGGTAAGCTTATTAAAGCACCTTATTTCTTTTTGGCGGTAGGAAGTAAAGCCAACATTGGTGGTGCGGCAAGTGCTCCGGTAGTAGCTGCGGCCTTTCACCCATCGTTGGCCCCTGTTGGTGTATTATTGGCCGTATTAGGATATGCCCTGGGCACATATGGAGCCTGGATGTGTGGATTGTTGATGCAAGCTGTGGCAGGGTAATATATCATTAACTCATTTTTGTTTAATTAAAATAAGAAGTTTGATAGTACATCCTACAGTTATGAAATCTATTTGTTTTTTAATACCTATTTTTCTATTTGGGTGTCAGACTAATGAATCATTAAACTTGATACAATCAGTTGTTAATGATGATAGTGCAAATTTCTCCAATTTCTTATTGCAGGGTGCAGATATAGATTCGACAGATATAAATGGAGAAACACCACTAAGTTTATGTGTTATTCTAAAAAACGATGAACTATTTACTATTTTGGTAGACAAAGGAGCTGATGTAAATAGATATAATAAGGACGGGGTTACTGCTTTAATGTATGCGTGTGCATACGAACAAGAAAAGATGGCTGAAGTACTTATTAAACAAGGAGCAAGTTTAAATAAATATAGTAAAGAAGGACTTACAGCTTTGCATTATGCTGTTATTCATAATCAAAAAAACACAATTAATGCATTATTAAATGCGGGTGCCGATGCTAATGTGTGTAATACGGAAGGCGATAATTTGTTAATGTCATTAGCCAATTCTGATGATACCGATTTGATTACTTTGCTTATTAAATTTGGCATCAAAATAAATAATCAGAATAAATATGGAGATACTGCCTTAATGGCTGCATGCCGCAATGGTAATTTATCTTTGGTGAGATTATTATTAGAGAATGGGGCGGATATTACTTTGTGTGATAAAAATGAGATGACCGCAGTTGATTATTCCAGATTGGAAGAAAACGACACAATAATACAACTACTTAATAAATATGGCCCGATTTAATCGGGCCATAGCCTTAAATCAAAGGGTTTGATTAAAATATTCTCGAGAACAAGGCTTTTCCATTGCCTGTTCCAGTACTGCCTGTTAGTGTTATATGGCCAACATTGCCATTACCATCGTATCCACATCCTAAGTTATAATTTGAAGTACAATTAGTAACGGTATGATCTACATCCTGGCCTGAACTACCTAATTTAAAACCGTTACCATCTCCATTGGTTCCGTAACCATTATTCTTGGCAAGGCAATGATCCATTACTACGGTGTATGGTTGACCGTATAAGTCCCATCCATCATCAGAATTGTTTTTTGCATTGCATTTGTAGAATTTATTTCCGGGGCCAGCCGAAAGTTTACATGCAAAACCATCAGCATTTTCGCCACCATTAGCTACATCATAATTATCATATGAGGTACAGTAATTAATGCTATTGTGATGAGATCCGTTATAGATTTGTAAGCCTGAATCGCCACAACCATAGGTACGCACTCTGTATACCCAGTTGTAGCCTCCCGATTGAAATACAAGACCACAGTCTCCGGCATAGCCTATGTTCAGGTAACTAATATTCCAATAACTACCATTACATTTGATACCCCATCCATCAACAGCAGAACAGTTTATATTCGCATAATCATCTCCTCCTGTCAGGTTTATTTTTGCAGATGAGGTTCCACTTTTTAACAGTTGAAGAGTGCTTGTGAGATAAATTGTACCACTTACTTTAATAACATCTCCGGGAGAGGCATTAGCAACGGCATTTTTTAATTCGGATTCATTAGTAACCGTTATTGAACTTTTTAAAGAACCTTCTCTTTTCTCTTCAAGAATCGGATCTTCTTTTTTGCATCCTACAAACAACATGCTTGCAAGTGCAAATAATAATAATAGATTTTTCATTCTGATTTTTATTTTAGTTAATGATTTAAGGCAAAATAAAAATACATATCAATATGTTACGAGGTGGTGATTGGGTTAATTAATTGGGGGATAATTAAATAAATATTGTGGATTATTGTTCTTTAGAAATTATACTATAATAATTCGATTATAGTAATAGTACATTTATTACAATAATAAATTTATCAATAGGTGCGAATACCTAAGCTTTTTTGTAAATTATAGTTGTAAAATTCACCAATACATCGCACTTATTTTCTAACTCCACAACGTGAGAAGCCATTGTATATGTTCACTAATGAATGTCATGAGGATGAGAATCCATCAGTTGTTTTGACTACAGGTGGGTTATAGTTGCCTGATATGCGTGTCTACTCGAGCCAGAGGGCATTTGTGGCGCCCAAAATGCTTTCCTAGTCGGCTAGGAGGCCATTTGTGGTGCCCAATATCCTTGTCTAGTCCAGTAGGAAGCCATTGTGGGTGCCGATTATATAGGTCCAGCGCACTAGACATGCATTGTGGTTGCCACAAAACCTGTCGTAGCCGGCTAGAAGCCCATATTCGGCTCCACAGATGCTCTCCTACTCCAGTAGAATAACATTAATAAATGCCCGGGGGCGCTTAAGCCCTGCGGTTTCTCCAAAGTATAAAGCCCGTTACCGGCAGGCTGGCAATAATAAGGCTGATAAGGCAAGCCAGAATTTTTCCGGGTAAGCCAAGTATGGCCCCGGTATGAATATCGTAGTTCATCTTATCCAGTTTTTCGGCAAAATCCGTCTCAGCATATCTATCGCCATCAACACGAAGCGGTTCCAGGGTATATCTATCGTAAAAATACTCGTTGTGCTTGTAGAATTTTCCTTTTATCAACCCCACAATTATTTCTATTGAAGTGTCTTCATCGTGTAAGGTAGGCGACATATAGATGCGTTGAGGATTGGTTTCTTGTTTCAGAGTAAGGTAAAAAGCACGATCGATGGCAGGTATGCTATCGGTATTGGTCAGGTGTGCTTTGCTAATGTCGGAATGCGGATGCTCGTGTGCCATTTTGGTTTCGCCGCCCGA includes:
- a CDS encoding VIT domain-containing protein, encoding MCIRKVLITSVVLLACCLTSMCSQIRNLPPANPNVFPRLSIKNDSVELEIHRMSVDVKTMSNIALTTYDITFYNPLNRLLEGEFSFPLKSNQQIVGFAMDVNGILREGVVVEKNKGRRVFETIVRRGIDPGLLEKTSGNNFRLRVYPIPAKGTKRIKITCQEELVEADQSYIYQLPLMYKNPIEDFSIVVNAVKSDVKPIITDNDFTMLSFKSDGDNYVASSLNVRVQPSGLFQMKLPIKDHSTSLFTSRFGNYFYATFPIDFEPKHKEQLDSIAVLWDVSGSGSNRDMEKELQLLSSYLNYHQTTHLSIYAFNHQLKRVREVTVKGEIPTQLKAELMSMVYDGGSRLDQIDLNSLKGKELIIFSDGMMNLGELPETDTQKMIIAINSSQVSDHTFLRNIRPQERVVFIDLGTSTIESAYNKMITDPLYVKTSVASGEVNYLVGKLSSDQNRVIVSGRGLSDEAVLDVKIVCGDKVLINNNFQLQGEASYELPIARLCAANYITVLSQNKEDNKDEIIRMAKAYGVVTDYTSLMVLERVEDYVRFKIDPPAELQKEYNELLQRQAELNSPQIEVAKSDTLPMVEAFKKWWNTSYPLPNAKLPDIAMPGSIEEELVPAIREQPAITRQQEQAPPPPPAIANQLTIVEEDVTFDEELSLDFTDMSVEEEAADAPVFFMIADREAEDLPPRRGGSDVPIIQTPAIKVNTVAWDSTAVYIADIQQLPTNELYSYYLNKKGEYSKQPSFYLDMASYLFEKGRIEEGVSVITNIAELKIDNAEIYRIVGQKLLQVNQVELAVKVYEKILELRPEDVQSYRDLALAYQKQGSLDKAVDMLKKAIEKQDIRGNRSITGILVNELNALLNCNKTLANTDSIPVSWLYKMPVDIRIVLSWSSDNSDVDLWVTEPTGERCYYQNKNTYLGGRLSQDITNGFGPEEYCIKKAVKGHYFIQANYYGDRRQSISGPITLYAEIFRNYGTSRQTIRRVVLQLKDKKQVIDLAEILVE
- a CDS encoding DUF819 family protein, translating into MDHTQSSALIENDAVVLGILIMVLAAIFYTSNSSKPIFKKFYKVVPMLLLCYFIPSLLTTFGIVDGEKSQLYFVASRFLLPASLVLLTISINLREVFKLGSKALIMFLTGTAGVIIGGPLAILIVSAINPDLIGGAGPDAVWRGMTTIAGSWIGGGANQAAMYEIFKPSDHLYSIMITVDVLVAEVWMAVLLIGVGKANQIDKYFKADSSSVKTLRDSMHEFSQKIARIPTTTDLMVILAIGFGVTGIAHLMADFLAPFIQTHAPFLNRFSLTSKFFWLIILATTFGIGLSFTKVRQYEGAGASKIGTLFIYVLVATIGMKMDVSKIFDNIGLFAVGGIWMIIHVVLLLIVGKLIKAPYFFLAVGSKANIGGAASAPVVAAAFHPSLAPVGVLLAVLGYALGTYGAWMCGLLMQAVAG
- a CDS encoding ankyrin repeat domain-containing protein — encoded protein: MIQSVVNDDSANFSNFLLQGADIDSTDINGETPLSLCVILKNDELFTILVDKGADVNRYNKDGVTALMYACAYEQEKMAEVLIKQGASLNKYSKEGLTALHYAVIHNQKNTINALLNAGADANVCNTEGDNLLMSLANSDDTDLITLLIKFGIKINNQNKYGDTALMAACRNGNLSLVRLLLENGADITLCDKNEMTAVDYSRLEENDTIIQLLNKYGPI
- a CDS encoding right-handed parallel beta-helix repeat-containing protein yields the protein MKNLLLLFALASMLFVGCKKEDPILEEKREGSLKSSITVTNESELKNAVANASPGDVIKVSGTIYLTSTLQLLKSGTSSAKINLTGGDDYANINCSAVDGWGIKCNGSYWNISYLNIGYAGDCGLVFQSGGYNWVYRVRTYGCGDSGLQIYNGSHHNSINYCTSYDNYDVANGGENADGFACKLSAGPGNKFYKCNAKNNSDDGWDLYGQPYTVVMDHCLAKNNGYGTNGDGNGFKLGSSGQDVDHTVTNCTSNYNLGCGYDGNGNVGHITLTGSTGTGNGKALFSRIF